The nucleotide sequence ATGTAATTATATTTGAAAAATTAGATTTTCATAATATTGTTATATCTATAAAATCGTCTAACGTCAATCAAATGATAGAAAGTTATAAAATTATATCAAATAAAGTCAAATATCCACTTCATTTGGGAGTGACAGAAGCAGGTACAATATGGAGAGGAACGATAAAATCGAGCATAGGTATAGGAGCCTTACTGTCACAGGGTATAGGTGATACTATAAGGGTATCTCTTACTGGTGATCCAATAGAAGAAGTTAAAACAGGCAAAGAAATTCTAAAGACATTAGGATTAATAAAAAGTGGCATAGAATTCATATCATGTCCTACTTGTGGAAGAACACAGATAGATATAATAAAAATAGCGAATGAAGTTGAAAGAAGACTAGATAATTGTAATAAAAGTATAAAGATTGCAGTAATGGGTTGTGTTGTTAATGGACCTGGAGAAGCAAAAGAGGCCGATATTGGAATAGCGGGAGGAAAAGGCGAAGGATTGATATTTAAGAGAGGAAAAATAATAAAGAAGGTTAGAGAAGAATACCTGGTAGATGAACTTATAGATCAGATTAAAAAGATGTAAATTGAATATAAGATTTGCTATATATACGTTAAACTTTAGCAGATTGTAAGATAAGTTTTTCTTGAAATAAATTATTTAGTGTGCTAAAATGGTTTTAACAAAGCTAGATAGTTTTACTGAGATTATGTAGAGTGGGTTAAAGCCCGCTCTTTCTATTTGTTAAAAACGCAGCGTTAGTTGCGTTTTTAAATTATGTATGATTTAAGTTATATCTTATTTCAAGTTATATGGTATATAAATAGGGAGGGATAAATTTATGAGTAAAGACAGTTTGAAGGATAG is from Clostridium fermenticellae and encodes:
- the ispG gene encoding flavodoxin-dependent (E)-4-hydroxy-3-methylbut-2-enyl-diphosphate synthase, which encodes MKRKDTFKIKIGNTYIGDKEPISVQSMTNTDTRDAISTVAQIKELENCGCDIVRCAVPDMEAADSIKKIVNKVNIPFVADIHFDYRLALKSIENGVDALRINPGNIGDIDKVKKVVEAAKERNIPIRIGVNSGSLEKNILNKYGKVCPEALVESAMEHVIIFEKLDFHNIVISIKSSNVNQMIESYKIISNKVKYPLHLGVTEAGTIWRGTIKSSIGIGALLSQGIGDTIRVSLTGDPIEEVKTGKEILKTLGLIKSGIEFISCPTCGRTQIDIIKIANEVERRLDNCNKSIKIAVMGCVVNGPGEAKEADIGIAGGKGEGLIFKRGKIIKKVREEYLVDELIDQIKKM